TCGACCCGGCCCTTGAGGTCCTCGATACCCATGCCGTCGCCCCGGCCCAGCCGCGCGTCGATCCGGCCCAGGAGGCCCGCCTTCTCCGCGCGGCTGTGCAGCCCCTCGAGCATCCCGGGCTGTACGTCCACGGCGACGACCTTGCCTTCCGGGCCGACACGGCGCGCCAGCTCCAGCGTGAAGAATCCCATCCCGGGGCCGGGCTCGAACACGACCATCCCCTCGGTCACGAAAGACCGCAGGATGGACGCAGGGTCCTGCACCAGGCGTCTCGCGGGGCAGGCCAGATAGTAACCCAGCCACCAGGGGCACAAGCGGTGGGCCGTCATTTCCTTCGGTACAGCCCGATCAGCTCGGCATTCCCGA
The Thermodesulfobacteriota bacterium genome window above contains:
- a CDS encoding methyltransferase domain-containing protein, which codes for MTAHRLCPWWLGYYLACPARRLVQDPASILRSFVTEGMVVFEPGPGMGFFTLELARRVGPEGKVVAVDVQPGMLEGLHSRAEKAGLLGRIDARLGRGDGMGIEDLKGRVDFVLAFAVVHELPDAARFFAEAYDAMKPGGRLLLAEPAFHVSKREFAATLETAQEQGLPTDSLPAIRWSRAAVLRKMPDAA